A genomic window from Elaeis guineensis isolate ETL-2024a chromosome 3, EG11, whole genome shotgun sequence includes:
- the LOC105040638 gene encoding uncharacterized protein: protein MSAMQAIERRSEGAEVFHGAEMCKKKSKELLEELHLPKGLLPLSGLDEVGYNRGTGFVWMKQKKGSQHVFKKIGKTVSYATEVTAFVEDRRMKRMTGVKSKEFLIWVSLSDMSIDERDPTKITFKTPAGIGRSFPVSAFEEEEEEEEKKKAEEENK, encoded by the coding sequence ATGTCGGCGATGCAGGCGATCGAGAGGCGGAGTGAGGGCGCGGAGGTTTTCCATGGGGCGGAGATGTGCAAGAAGAAATCGAAGGAGCTTTTGGAGGAGCTGCATCTGCCCAAGGGTTTGCTGCCGCTAAGCGGGCTGGACGAGGTGGGGTACAACCGGGGGacgggcttcgtgtggatgaagCAGAAGAAGGGGAGCCAGCACGTCTTCAAGAAGATCGGGAAGACGGTGTCCTACGCGACGGAGGTGACGGCCTTCGTGGAGGACCGCCGGATGAAGCGGATGACCGGGGTCAAGAGCAAGGAGTTCCTCATCTGGGTCTCCCTCTCCGACATGTCCATCGATGAACGCGACCCCACCAAGATCACCTTCAAGACCCCCGCCGGCATCGGCAGATCATTCCCTGTCTCCGCcttcgaggaggaggaggaggaggaggagaagaagaaggctgaGGAGGAGAACAAGTGA